From Chiloscyllium punctatum isolate Juve2018m chromosome 36, sChiPun1.3, whole genome shotgun sequence, the proteins below share one genomic window:
- the LOC140460870 gene encoding CKLF-like MARVEL transmembrane domain-containing protein 5 isoform X2: MPGDPVNPADPSGPSLGLTTLRDLLRTRGGALQALEMALVLLMFISYTVSASPFMAAPLVLIIVNLSFLIANLSKGGGYTPPTKWLCADLVRSVSSAIIFLIVSCTTAAQSREGGLAAAAVFGFLLTGVLIYDVYHTYRTLLSAQETPTQGRGESESSNLDVE, translated from the exons ATGCCGGGTGATCCCGTCAATCCCGCGGATCCCTCGGGACCCTCTCTCGGCCTGACCACCCTCCGGGACTTGCTGAGGACGCGTGGAGGGGCTCTCCAGGCCTTGGAGATG gCGCTGGTCCTCCTGATGTTCATCTCGTACACGGTCTCTGCCTCCCCCTTTATGGCAGCACCACTCGTCCTGATCATCGTCAACCTCAGCTTCCTCATCGCCAACCTCAGCAAGGGGGGGGGATACACCCCGCCGACCAAATGGCTGTGTGCG GATTTGGTCCGGTCTGTATCCTCTGCTATCATCTTCCTCATCGTCTCCTGTACCACCGCAGCTCAGAGCAGGGAAGGGGGACTAGCTGCTGCTGCA gtTTTCGGGTTCCTCCTTACTGGGGTTTTGATCTATGATGTTTACCACACGTACCGCACCCTCCTGTCGGCCCAGGAAACCCCCACTCAGGGCAGGGGGGAGTCAGAGA GTTCCAATCTTGATGTAGAGTGA